In Rhodococcus pseudokoreensis, the DNA window GATGCCGGCTTCGAGGTCGGCGAACAGGGCGCCGTTGAGGCGGTACGCGAGGTTGACCTCGTCGATCACCCGCTGCTGGTCCTCCGGAGACAGCGGCGCCGCGTCGAGTTTCGCGCGGTAGGTGTCCTTGAACACCTTCGGTTTCGGGATCTCGTCGAAGATGTAGAACTGCAGGCCGTCGGTGCTGTACCCGTAGGCGCGCTCGAGCATGCGCCGGATGATCTGCCCACCCGACAGGTCGCCCATGTATCGGATGTAGTGGTGCGCAACGAAACCGGCGGGCGATTCGTATGCCACTTCGCGGAGCCGTTCCACGTACCGGGTGGTGGCGGGCAGGGCCGAGACGCTGTCCCGCCACGACGGCCCGCGCAGGAATGCGAGATCCGCTTCCAGCGACGGAACCCGCAACAGCTCGTCGTGGAGAAACGGCGACACGACGGGGCTGCCGGTGTGCG includes these proteins:
- a CDS encoding heme oxygenase (biliverdin-producing) → MTTLNEADAADRGTVGFAERIKAGTDAAHRETEQSPFVGALLAGELTSDGYAELLAQTYLVYRELEDAGRTHTGSPVVSPFLHDELLRVPSLEADLAFLRGPSWRDSVSALPATTRYVERLREVAYESPAGFVAHHYIRYMGDLSGGQIIRRMLERAYGYSTDGLQFYIFDEIPKPKVFKDTYRAKLDAAPLSPEDQQRVIDEVNLAYRLNGALFADLEAGIDRYRAR